The DNA region GTCGAGAGCCGCGGCATGCTGTGCTCGGCCGCCGAATTGCAGATCTCCGAGGATCACGACGGCATCATGGAGCTGCCGGCCGATGCGCCTGTCGGCAAGGGTTATGCCGCATGGGCCAAGCTCGGCGATCCCGTGATCGAGATCAATCTGACGCCGAACCGGCAGGACTGCACCGGCGTGCATGGCATCGCGCGCGATCTCTCCGCCGCCGACATGGGCAAGTTCAAGGACCCCGGCATCAAGCAGATCAAGGGCGAATTCCCCTGCCCGGTGCAGGTGACGGTGGAAGACCCGACACTCTGCCCCGGCTTCGCGCTGCGGCTGGTGCGCGGGGTGAAGAACGGGCCGTCGCCGGAATGGTTGCAGCAACGTCTCACCTCGATCGGGCTGCGTCCGATCAACGCGCTGGTCGACATCACCAACTTCATGACCTACGACCGCGCCCGTCCGCTGCACGTGTTCGACGCCAAGAAGGTGAAGGGCAACCTCACCGTCCGTCGCGCCAAGGATGGCGAGAGCCTGCTCGCGCTCGACGGCCGCACCTATACGCTCGACGGCAATATCTGCGTGATCGCGGACGAGCACGGCGTCGAATCGCTCGCCGGCATCATGGGCGGCGAGGCCTCGGGCTGCGACGAGAACACCACCGACGTGCTGATCGAGTCCGCGCTGTGGAATGAGATCAACATCGCGCAGACCGGCCGCAAGCTCGGCATCAATTCCGATGCGCGGTATCGCTTCGAGCGCGGCGTCGATCCGGCCTTCATGGTGCCCGGGCTCGAGCTTGCGACGAAGATGGTGCTCGATCTCTGCGGCGGCACGGCGTCCGAGAACGTCGTGGTCGGAAAGCAGTTCGGCGAGGATCGCGTGATCGATTTTCCGCTGACCGAGGTCAAGCGACTGGCCGGCATCGAGGTGCCGCTGGTCGAGGCCAAGCTGATCCTCTCCCGGCTCGGCTTCATGCTGGCCGGTAACGGCCCGGTGGTGAAGATCGCGATCCCATCCTGGCGCACCGACGTCGAGGGCAAGGCCGACATCGTCGAAGAGATCGTGCGCATGGTCGGCGTCGACAAGGTGCCGATGACGCCGTTCGACCGCGGCGAGGAGCCGCGCAAGCCGGTACTGACGCCGATGCAGCAGCGCACCCGCCGCGCCAAGCGCGCGCTGGCCGCGCGCGGCATGGTGGAAGCCGTGACCTACTCGTTCATCACCAATGACGCGGCAAAGCTGTTCGGCGGCGGCCAGGCCGAGCTGGTGCTGGCGAACCCGATCGCAGCCGACCTCTCCGACATGCGGCCGAGCCTGCTGCCCGGCCTCGTCGCCACCGCGCAGGCCAACATCAACCGCGGCACGTCCGATCTCGCGCTGTTCGAGGTCGGCCAGGTGTTCCGCGGCGATCGTCCGCAGGATCAGCTCGTCGCCGCCTCCGGCGTGCGCCATGGCTATGCCTCCTCGAACGGGCTTGGCCGGCACTGGACGGGATCGACGACCGCGGATGCGATGGATGCCAAGGCCGACGCCTTCGCCGTGCTGGCCGCAGCCGGCGCACCGATGCAGGCGCTCCAGATCGTGCCGGGCGGCCCGGCCTGGCTGCATCCCGGGCGTTCCGGCACCATCCAGATCGGCCCGCAGAACGTGCTCGGGTATTTTGGCGAGCTGCATCCGCGCACCGCCGAGGCGCTTCGCGTCGACGGTCCGATGATCGTGTTCGAAGTGATCCTCGAGCGCATCCCGGAAGCCAAGCAACGGGTGACCCGCGCCAAGCCGGTGCTGGAGCTCTCCGCCTTCCAGCCGGTGTCGCGCGACTTTGCCTTCATCGTCGACCGCAGCGTCAAGGCCGGCGACATCGTCCGCGCGGCGCAGAACGTCGACAAGAAGCTGATCACCGACGTGACCGTGTTCGATCTCTACGAAGGCAAGGGCATCGATCCCGACAAGAAATCGATCGCGATCGCCGTGGCGATCCAGCCGCGCGACAAGACGATGACCGACCAGGAGATCGACGCTATCGCCGCGAAGATCGTCGCCGAGGTGACGAAGAAGACCGGGGGCACGTTGCGGGGGTGATGGAATGGAGCACTACTGTCTCCGTCACCCTGAGAGAATGTGACTCAGTGGCCGTCCAACAGATCCAGTGTCGTCCCTGCGAAAGCAGGGACCTATAGCCACCGAAGGTTACTGTTGCGCGATGCTGGATCCACGAATCCCCTTCTTGCCATCCGCCGCGGAGTATGGGTCCCTGCTTTCGCAGGGACGACACTGAATCTGTTGCGCAGCCGCCGCATTACACATCTCCCTTCCCATGACCTCCCTCACCCTCATCCCCGCCGACATCTCGACCAGCATCGCGCTCGCGATCTGCGCGATCGCCTTTGTCTCCGGCACGGCGCGCGGCTTCTCCGGATTCGGCTCGGCGCTGATCTTCATGCCGCTGGCGAGCAGCGTTGCGGCGCCGCGGCTGGTGGCGGCGCTGCTGCTGATCATCGACTTCGTCGCGGCGACGCCGCTGCTGCCGAACGCCTGGACCCATGCCGACCGCAAGGCGACCGCGGTCATGGTCGCCGGCGCGCTGGTCGGCGTTCCCGTCGGCACCTATTTCCTCACCGTGCTGGAGCCCGTCACCACGCGCTGGATCATCTCCTGCTTCGTCGCCGCCCTGCTCGTGCTGCTGCTGTCGGGCTGGCGCTATCACGGCAAGGATCACGCCGCGCTGTCGGTCGGCGTCGGCGGCCTGTCCGGCTTCTGCAGCGGGCTCGCACAGACCGGCGGCCCGCCGATCGTGGCCTATTGGCTGGGGCGCCCGATCTCGTCGGTGATCTCGCGCGCCAACATCGTGCTGTTCTTCGGCGCCTCGGATTTCTTCTCGCTGGTCAGCTACTGGTTCACAGGATTGATCACGCTCGACTCGGCCAAGTTCGCGCTGATCGTCGGCCCGGTCTATGCCATCGGCGTCTGGTTCGGCGCCGCGCTGTTCGGCAAGGCGAGCGAAAGCGTCTTCCGCGCGATCTGCTATGCGCTGATCGCGGCCGCCGTCATCGTCGGCCTCCCCGCGCTTGATGGCGTCCTGCGCGGCGGCTAGGGTTCGCCCTCAATCCGCGAAGAATTTTGGGAGGGACCGATGATCGATCGCCGCAACGCTTTGAAACTGGCGCTCGGCGGCGCCGCGATGCTCGCGACACCGGCCGTGCTCGCACAAGCCACAAAGCCGCGGACCCGCATCGTGTTTCTCGGCACCAAGGGCGGCCCGCGTGTCGGCATCGGCGCGTCCAATCCCGCCAACCTCGTCGTGGTCAACGACATGCCATTCGTGATCGATTGCGGCATGGGCGTCGGCCGGCAACTGGTCAAGGCCGGCGTGCCGATCCCTTCGGTGAAATACATCTTCATCAGCCACCACCATTCCGATCACAATCTCGAATACGGCAATCTGTTCTACAACGCCTGGGCCGCCGGGCTTTCGACGCCGATCCATTCCTTCGGCCCCAAAGGCATCGAGGCGATGACGAAAGCCTATTGGGAGTTGAACAAGTTCGACGTCGAGACCAGGATCGCGGACGAAGGCCGCCCCGACCCGCGCAAGCTGCTGATCGCGAAAGACGTCACCGATGACGGCGTGGTGCTGAAGACACCAGACGTCACCGTCACCGCGTTCCGCACCCCGCATCCGCCCATAACAGACAACTTCGCCTACAAGTTCGAGACGCCCGACGGGGTCATCGTGTTCTCCAGCGACACCGCCTACAACCCGAAGCTCGCCGAGTTCGCCAAGGGCGCCGACGTGCTCGTGCACGAATGCCTCTATGTCCCCGCGGTCGACCGCCTGGTCGCCAAGACCAAGAACGGCGCGACGCTGAAAAAGCACCTGCTCGACAGCCACACCTCCACCGAAGACGTCGGCCGCATCGCCGCGGCCGCCGGCGTGAAGACGCTGGTGCTGAGCCATCTCGTCCCCGGCGATGATCCAGAAGTCACCGACGACGACTGGACGCGGGACGTGAAGAAGAATTTCTCCGGCCGCATCGTGGTGGCAAAGGACCTGATGGAGCTGAAACTGCCGGTGTGAGTGAGGAAACCAGCAGCGGCAGGGCTTCTCCCCGGGGGCGTACTGCCAAAATATGGAAAACAACCCCATGCAAAGGTGCCGGCGGCTGCCGGCGTGCGAATGCATGCCCTCGCGGTCGCAACACATTCGATGTCGTCCTGGCGAAAGCCTGGATCCATTACCCCAACTGTTAGCCGCTGCGCGACGCTGGGGCCACGATCCCGTCTACAACCCAACCCTGTGGTTATGGGTCCTGGCTTTCGCCAGGACGACGCCACTGATGCGGTAGCGTTCGGACCTATGCGGCGATCAATTCAACGGTCCCGCGGCATGAGACCGCCGCCGCCGTGGCTTGGTCGCTGGCACGGGTTCCGGCGCCGCCTCACGCAGGCCGCCGATCCGGCGCAGCGCGGCGTCGGCGGCGCGTTCGCCGCTGTCCCAGGCGCCGTCGACGGTGCCCCATAGCGTCTCATGGGTGGCTTCGCCGGCGAGATAGAGGCAGCCGATCGGCTCGCTCAAAACCCTGCGCGAGGCCTGCGCGCCGGGCACTGCGGCCGACATCGCGCCGAGAATATAGGGCTGCGCGTTCCAGCGCGTGGCGCTGGTCTTTTTCACGGCGCTGCCGGCTTCGCTGCCATAGAGCTTGGTCAGCCATTCGACCGCGAACGCCGACATCGCCTTTTCGCCCTGCGCCGACAGATCGCGGCCGAAAGAACCCGCGACGTCGATCGTGCACAGCGACGAGCCCGCGATGTTGCCATAGAACAGCGCGGTCCTGGTCGAATCGCTCTGCTCGATGATGACGTCGTCACGCGACAGGCCGAGCGGATTGCCGGGCATCTGCAGCGCGATGCGATCGTAGCTGCCGAGCGACAGTTTCGCAGCCGCATCGATCGCGCGCTTCGGGATCTCCGGTGCGAATTTGATGTTGCCGCTCACGAGCACATTGCTCGACATGGTGATGATGGCGGCGCGCGCGGTGATCTTGCCCGCTTGCGTCTCGACCACCACGTCGCGGTTGCTCCAGACGATGCGCTGCGCCGGCGTCGACAGCGCCAGCGGCAGCTGCTCGCCGAGCTTGGCGACCAGCGTGCCGAGCCCCTGGCGGCAGGCGATCGCGCTGTTGCGGTCCTGCGCGCGGACCTTGTCGACGGCGGAGACGTCCTTCAGGTCCTTGCCGCTGAAGCCGGCGCCAAGCAAAAATTCCGC from Bradyrhizobium genosp. L includes:
- the pheT gene encoding phenylalanine--tRNA ligase subunit beta is translated as MKFTLSWLKEHLETDEPLNRLADKLTMIGLEVESIEDKAKLLAPFTIARVISAEQHPNADRLHVCMVDTGDGGAPVQVVCGAPNARAGLVSVFSPPGTYIPGKDITLGVGTIRGVESRGMLCSAAELQISEDHDGIMELPADAPVGKGYAAWAKLGDPVIEINLTPNRQDCTGVHGIARDLSAADMGKFKDPGIKQIKGEFPCPVQVTVEDPTLCPGFALRLVRGVKNGPSPEWLQQRLTSIGLRPINALVDITNFMTYDRARPLHVFDAKKVKGNLTVRRAKDGESLLALDGRTYTLDGNICVIADEHGVESLAGIMGGEASGCDENTTDVLIESALWNEINIAQTGRKLGINSDARYRFERGVDPAFMVPGLELATKMVLDLCGGTASENVVVGKQFGEDRVIDFPLTEVKRLAGIEVPLVEAKLILSRLGFMLAGNGPVVKIAIPSWRTDVEGKADIVEEIVRMVGVDKVPMTPFDRGEEPRKPVLTPMQQRTRRAKRALAARGMVEAVTYSFITNDAAKLFGGGQAELVLANPIAADLSDMRPSLLPGLVATAQANINRGTSDLALFEVGQVFRGDRPQDQLVAASGVRHGYASSNGLGRHWTGSTTADAMDAKADAFAVLAAAGAPMQALQIVPGGPAWLHPGRSGTIQIGPQNVLGYFGELHPRTAEALRVDGPMIVFEVILERIPEAKQRVTRAKPVLELSAFQPVSRDFAFIVDRSVKAGDIVRAAQNVDKKLITDVTVFDLYEGKGIDPDKKSIAIAVAIQPRDKTMTDQEIDAIAAKIVAEVTKKTGGTLRG
- a CDS encoding flavin monoamine oxidase family protein, with protein sequence MPVTRRDFLSASAGLALLPAMGARGFAAPLPREADIVVIGAGAAGIAAARRIAAANRKVIVLEASSQIGGRCQTDATGFEVPFDRGARWMHNPDTNPMIRLARTAGLDIVTTPAGQKIRIGRRYARPGETEEFLAALVRANRAIDDASRRADIACAAAMPKDLGDWAGAAEFLLGAGFSGKDLKDVSAVDKVRAQDRNSAIACRQGLGTLVAKLGEQLPLALSTPAQRIVWSNRDVVVETQAGKITARAAIITMSSNVLVSGNIKFAPEIPKRAIDAAAKLSLGSYDRIALQMPGNPLGLSRDDVIIEQSDSTRTALFYGNIAGSSLCTIDVAGSFGRDLSAQGEKAMSAFAVEWLTKLYGSEAGSAVKKTSATRWNAQPYILGAMSAAVPGAQASRRVLSEPIGCLYLAGEATHETLWGTVDGAWDSGERAADAALRRIGGLREAAPEPVPATKPRRRRSHAAGPLN
- a CDS encoding MBL fold metallo-hydrolase, which encodes MIDRRNALKLALGGAAMLATPAVLAQATKPRTRIVFLGTKGGPRVGIGASNPANLVVVNDMPFVIDCGMGVGRQLVKAGVPIPSVKYIFISHHHSDHNLEYGNLFYNAWAAGLSTPIHSFGPKGIEAMTKAYWELNKFDVETRIADEGRPDPRKLLIAKDVTDDGVVLKTPDVTVTAFRTPHPPITDNFAYKFETPDGVIVFSSDTAYNPKLAEFAKGADVLVHECLYVPAVDRLVAKTKNGATLKKHLLDSHTSTEDVGRIAAAAGVKTLVLSHLVPGDDPEVTDDDWTRDVKKNFSGRIVVAKDLMELKLPV
- a CDS encoding sulfite exporter TauE/SafE family protein; its protein translation is MTSLTLIPADISTSIALAICAIAFVSGTARGFSGFGSALIFMPLASSVAAPRLVAALLLIIDFVAATPLLPNAWTHADRKATAVMVAGALVGVPVGTYFLTVLEPVTTRWIISCFVAALLVLLLSGWRYHGKDHAALSVGVGGLSGFCSGLAQTGGPPIVAYWLGRPISSVISRANIVLFFGASDFFSLVSYWFTGLITLDSAKFALIVGPVYAIGVWFGAALFGKASESVFRAICYALIAAAVIVGLPALDGVLRGG